One Roseburia rectibacter DNA window includes the following coding sequences:
- a CDS encoding DNA primase family protein: MAKNRKTPDMNLPMWFDGQNINEALFCEEFLQERRIIFANGAFFTPDGRVTDDLPLRGEIYDKLKFCAVNNIPRKITNILEVLKLEAQVPDFPPEQDRIHLSNGTLLLNGTFTEGRPAIVRSRLPVAYNPDATAPVIWLNFLDGLLYAEDIPTLQEFIGYCLIPSNKGQRMMVIKGNGGEGKSQIGAVLSTIFGTNMKDGSIGKISENRFARADLEHILLCVDDDMRMEALRQTNYVKSIVTAQGKMDLERKGKQSYQGWMFARLLAFSNGDLQALYDRSDGFYRRQLVLTTKEKPVDRADDPDLAEKMKAESEGIFLWAFEGLQRLVANNFKFTESERIRENREAVKRDNNNIFDFMDSEGYIQRKADASISSKDFYEIYRMWCEENSLAPLKARSFSDAMIANAGRFNLEHCNNITNSAGRRVWGFMGVEAIARPHINGFYGDSPCTYVPEDIPKEWRQVE, encoded by the coding sequence ATGGCGAAGAACCGGAAAACGCCTGATATGAACTTGCCCATGTGGTTTGACGGGCAGAACATCAACGAAGCTCTGTTTTGTGAAGAATTTCTGCAAGAGCGCAGGATCATCTTCGCAAACGGAGCTTTTTTCACGCCCGATGGTCGAGTGACGGACGATCTTCCTCTGCGTGGGGAGATTTACGACAAGCTGAAATTCTGTGCCGTAAACAATATCCCCCGGAAGATCACCAACATTCTGGAAGTGCTGAAACTGGAAGCGCAAGTGCCGGACTTTCCACCGGAGCAGGATCGGATTCATTTGTCCAACGGTACGCTGCTATTGAACGGCACATTTACCGAGGGCAGACCGGCTATCGTGCGGAGCCGTTTGCCGGTTGCTTACAATCCCGATGCTACTGCGCCGGTGATCTGGCTGAACTTTCTGGATGGGTTGCTTTACGCCGAGGACATTCCAACTTTGCAGGAGTTTATCGGCTATTGCCTGATTCCCTCCAACAAGGGGCAGCGCATGATGGTGATTAAAGGCAACGGCGGCGAGGGTAAATCTCAAATCGGTGCGGTACTGTCTACCATCTTCGGCACGAATATGAAAGACGGCAGCATCGGCAAGATTTCTGAAAACCGCTTCGCCCGTGCCGATTTGGAACACATTCTCCTGTGCGTGGATGATGATATGCGGATGGAAGCTCTGCGCCAGACCAACTATGTAAAATCCATTGTCACCGCACAGGGCAAGATGGATTTGGAACGCAAAGGCAAGCAGAGTTATCAGGGTTGGATGTTCGCCCGATTGCTGGCATTCAGCAACGGTGATCTGCAAGCCTTGTATGACCGCAGTGACGGATTTTATCGCAGACAGCTTGTGCTGACCACCAAGGAAAAGCCAGTGGACAGAGCTGACGATCCCGACCTTGCGGAGAAGATGAAAGCCGAATCCGAGGGTATCTTCCTGTGGGCATTTGAAGGCTTACAGCGGCTTGTTGCCAACAACTTTAAGTTTACGGAGAGTGAGCGTATCCGGGAAAACCGGGAAGCGGTCAAGCGTGACAACAACAATATCTTTGATTTCATGGATTCCGAGGGATACATCCAGCGTAAAGCGGATGCGTCCATCAGTTCCAAGGATTTCTATGAAATCTACCGGATGTGGTGCGAAGAAAATTCCCTTGCACCGCTGAAAGCCCGCAGCTTCAGCGACGCCATGATTGCCAATGCCGGGAGATTCAATCTGGAACATTGCAACAATATCACCAACTCTGCCGGACGGCGGGTTTGGGGATTCATGGGAGTGGAAGCCATTGCACGACCTCATATAAATGGGTTTTACGGAGATTCGCCGTGTACGTACGTACCGGAGGACATTCCGAAGGAATGGCGGCAGGTCGAGTAA
- a CDS encoding recombinase family protein, whose protein sequence is MKKKQLKCYLYTRVSTSMQVDGYSLDAQRDKLRKYAAYEDMIVAGEYSDEGFSGKNIQGRQEFQRMLNDIQDGKDDVSYVLVFKLSRFGRNAADVLNSLQLMQDFGVNLICVEDGIDSSKDAGKLMISVLSAVAEIERENIRTQTMAGREQKAREGKWNGGFAPYGYKLENGNLVIAEDEVEVIRVIYDRYIHTNEGVAGVAKYLNRNGYTKKLRQNNTIPGFSRDFVKNVLYNPVYMGKIAYGRRRTEKKQGTRNEMHVVEQSEFPVYEGQHEAIISEEDWYLAQEKRKINSFKREKVNNPDHAHILSGILKCPCCGKSMYGNIAKAHSKDKKTRYYYYCKNTVTPTGHECSFRLNIEQTEINKFVAKVISAMVNNPRFVEAIQAKIGTAVDTEDMEKQIAVLQGRLKQAFGTKSRLERQMDTLDLNDAHYDRKILDLQRRYDEQYDTIEEIEVQIGELQSQIRSIQQEKISGDNIYRLLLAFDEVYHSATEAEQKEFMKAFIERIEMFPEKRKDGSWIKKIVFNFPVPVDGEEVKELPLETETTVETVCLLSK, encoded by the coding sequence CTGAAAAAGAAACAACTTAAATGCTATCTTTATACAAGAGTGTCCACCTCGATGCAGGTTGACGGATACAGCTTGGATGCCCAGCGTGACAAGCTGCGGAAGTATGCGGCATACGAGGATATGATCGTTGCCGGGGAGTATTCTGACGAGGGCTTTTCTGGAAAGAACATTCAAGGGCGGCAGGAGTTTCAACGGATGCTGAATGACATCCAGGACGGCAAAGATGATGTTTCTTATGTGTTGGTCTTTAAGCTGTCCCGATTTGGCAGAAATGCAGCGGACGTTCTGAACTCTTTGCAACTCATGCAGGATTTCGGTGTCAATCTGATCTGCGTGGAGGATGGCATTGACAGCTCCAAGGATGCAGGAAAGCTGATGATCTCTGTGCTGTCTGCGGTGGCAGAGATTGAGCGAGAAAATATCCGCACACAGACAATGGCAGGACGTGAGCAAAAGGCTCGTGAGGGCAAATGGAACGGCGGTTTCGCTCCATATGGATACAAACTGGAAAATGGAAACCTTGTCATTGCAGAGGATGAAGTGGAAGTAATTCGTGTCATTTATGACCGCTACATTCACACTAATGAGGGTGTTGCAGGAGTTGCAAAATATCTGAACCGCAATGGTTATACTAAGAAACTAAGACAGAATAATACCATTCCGGGATTTTCAAGAGATTTTGTGAAAAATGTATTGTACAATCCTGTTTATATGGGAAAGATTGCTTACGGCAGACGAAGAACAGAAAAGAAACAGGGTACAAGAAACGAGATGCACGTGGTTGAGCAGTCGGAGTTCCCGGTTTATGAAGGACAACACGAAGCTATCATTTCCGAAGAGGATTGGTATCTGGCACAGGAAAAGCGCAAGATCAATTCCTTTAAGCGGGAAAAGGTTAACAATCCAGACCACGCACACATCCTGTCCGGTATCTTGAAATGCCCATGCTGCGGAAAGAGTATGTATGGCAATATCGCCAAGGCGCACAGCAAGGACAAGAAAACACGGTATTATTACTACTGCAAAAATACGGTTACACCGACAGGGCATGAGTGCAGTTTCCGTCTGAATATCGAGCAGACGGAAATCAACAAATTTGTGGCGAAGGTTATCTCCGCTATGGTCAACAATCCACGATTTGTAGAAGCAATTCAGGCGAAAATCGGAACAGCAGTTGATACAGAAGATATGGAAAAGCAGATTGCTGTCCTACAAGGGCGGCTAAAGCAAGCCTTTGGAACGAAAAGCCGCTTGGAGCGTCAGATGGATACCTTGGACCTCAATGATGCCCACTATGACAGAAAGATTTTGGACTTGCAGCGCCGCTATGATGAGCAGTATGATACCATAGAGGAAATCGAAGTTCAGATTGGCGAATTGCAAAGTCAGATCCGCAGCATCCAGCAGGAGAAGATTTCCGGAGACAATATCTATCGCTTGTTACTGGCATTTGATGAAGTCTACCATTCCGCAACGGAAGCGGAGCAGAAGGAGTTTATGAAGGCCTTTATCGAGCGAATTGAGATGTTCCCGGAGAAAAGGAAAGACGGAAGCTGGATAAAGAAGATCGTATTCAATTTTCCTGTGCCTGTTGATGGTGAGGAAGTGAAAGAACTTCCCTTGGAAACTGAAACAACTGTCGAGACGGTGTGTTTATTATCAAAATAG
- a CDS encoding response regulator transcription factor, producing MIRVLIVDDEYIMRQGLKYMIHWEQEGYEIVGEATNGNEALRLTEELKPHIIISDIVMSVMDGVAFTEMVHKIYPDIAIIILSGYDKFEYVKKTLTNGAIDYILKPTLNEEELLNVLEKAAQKIPGYKRKEKSEGINYAAEMERYLIGMSQELDEVAFSQIFPYSHFHIFGMRIKNENEIPPNVSELLYQKIKKDVADFEAANGMVMILQEELVIVVMCAKPANDAQMIRFFEQMTAELAVLSEYILGVCSRAFDGMRLIRQYYQQDILAYADKVFYYKDLKFILADEMTEKEKIPAVKFDFFKYNKFLSMKEYGEALRLLEEYNTKALQSEIDIASLKNQIKNMVYYLLDQLDLTEEQKDAERYEYFREISMAHYEQDYKEVMRQILEKITAQIGVTQKTVDDRILRMLAFIEKNYEQDLRLEDMAEEFNFNYHYLSAYFHQHMKEGFSDYLNEIRTAKACELLENTDLSIAQISEKVGYSEHSYFCRVFKKVTGKTPSVYRRKNHG from the coding sequence ATGATTCGGGTTTTGATCGTTGATGATGAATATATTATGCGGCAGGGATTAAAATATATGATCCACTGGGAGCAGGAAGGCTATGAAATTGTCGGGGAAGCGACCAATGGAAATGAAGCACTGCGGCTTACAGAAGAGTTAAAGCCGCATATTATCATCAGCGATATTGTGATGTCTGTGATGGATGGAGTTGCATTTACGGAGATGGTGCATAAGATTTATCCGGATATTGCCATCATTATTTTAAGCGGATATGATAAGTTTGAATATGTGAAAAAAACGCTGACAAATGGTGCCATAGATTATATTTTAAAACCGACATTGAATGAGGAAGAACTGTTAAACGTATTAGAGAAAGCAGCGCAGAAAATTCCGGGTTATAAAAGGAAAGAAAAGAGTGAAGGAATCAATTATGCTGCGGAGATGGAGCGTTATCTGATCGGGATGTCACAGGAATTAGATGAGGTGGCTTTCAGCCAGATTTTTCCATATTCCCATTTTCATATTTTCGGGATGCGGATCAAAAATGAGAATGAGATTCCACCGAATGTATCTGAACTCCTGTATCAGAAAATAAAAAAGGATGTCGCTGATTTTGAAGCTGCCAATGGAATGGTCATGATCCTGCAGGAAGAACTGGTCATTGTAGTAATGTGTGCGAAACCGGCAAATGATGCGCAGATGATCCGTTTTTTTGAACAGATGACAGCGGAGTTAGCGGTACTTTCTGAATATATTCTTGGAGTGTGCAGCAGGGCGTTTGATGGAATGAGACTAATCAGGCAGTATTATCAGCAGGATATTTTAGCATATGCAGATAAGGTATTTTATTATAAAGACCTTAAATTTATTCTGGCAGATGAAATGACGGAAAAAGAAAAGATACCTGCTGTAAAATTTGATTTTTTTAAGTATAATAAATTTTTATCCATGAAGGAGTATGGGGAAGCACTGCGTCTGCTTGAGGAATATAATACAAAGGCATTGCAGAGTGAAATTGATATTGCATCGCTGAAAAACCAGATTAAAAACATGGTCTATTATTTATTAGATCAGCTTGATCTGACAGAAGAACAGAAAGATGCAGAGCGGTATGAGTATTTCAGGGAGATTTCGATGGCGCATTACGAGCAGGATTATAAAGAAGTGATGCGTCAGATATTGGAAAAAATCACTGCACAGATCGGAGTTACACAGAAAACTGTAGATGACAGGATTCTAAGGATGTTAGCTTTTATTGAAAAAAATTATGAGCAGGATTTAAGACTTGAGGATATGGCAGAAGAGTTTAATTTTAATTATCATTATCTTTCGGCGTATTTTCATCAGCATATGAAGGAAGGGTTCAGTGATTATCTAAATGAGATCCGGACGGCTAAAGCATGTGAGCTACTGGAGAATACAGATCTGTCAATTGCCCAGATCAGCGAAAAGGTAGGATATTCGGAGCACAGCTATTTTTGCAGGGTATTTAAAAAAGTTACGGGAAAGACACCGTCAGTCTATCGAAGGAAGAATCATGGATAA
- a CDS encoding DUF6076 domain-containing protein has protein sequence MNQELMTLDFWQDTVIYESKTFPVGTLACDALNVPVNTIAKINEQCEKINLLLGILNAGQDASALCPIAKEAALTMLDILSQTPPFSYMNISKHRERIEKVFTVDNALKYVEFAIKAATNSLQFEEIQNFTDAMMLQRYTAVFGHLAYSLGEYQTAMLDFAEKTDGNEADRTAEGFAKMFGSYFPPEFSITEGNAWMSTLNNSVQYVSVIRPGEKVAKLVKRMHYVSFVGMFRSDLFEGLCVGHAPKKCKICGKWFLTTNARHAKYCGGYAPGDKLHRTCRQIGNLKGREQRELADDHPVKQIYEKRLNTINRYVKRGTLDADLAEVMKKLAKDKMLRALSNVAYAKGAYEKEMDQAALKKEASAKIYKERDKHE, from the coding sequence ATGAATCAAGAATTGATGACATTGGATTTCTGGCAGGATACGGTCATATATGAGAGCAAAACATTTCCTGTCGGTACACTTGCCTGTGATGCACTGAATGTTCCTGTGAATACCATTGCAAAAATAAACGAGCAATGCGAGAAAATCAATCTGCTGCTTGGAATATTAAACGCCGGACAGGATGCTTCTGCACTCTGTCCTATTGCAAAGGAAGCTGCTCTGACGATGCTCGATATTCTCAGTCAAACACCGCCGTTCTCCTATATGAATATCTCAAAGCACAGAGAACGGATTGAAAAAGTCTTTACTGTGGACAATGCGCTGAAATATGTGGAGTTTGCCATAAAAGCCGCAACCAATTCTTTGCAATTTGAAGAAATCCAGAACTTTACCGATGCGATGATGCTCCAACGCTATACCGCAGTTTTCGGGCATCTGGCATACTCCCTTGGGGAATACCAAACGGCCATGCTTGATTTTGCAGAAAAAACAGACGGCAACGAAGCAGACCGCACCGCAGAGGGTTTTGCAAAAATGTTCGGCAGCTATTTCCCGCCGGAGTTTTCCATCACGGAAGGCAATGCCTGGATGTCTACCCTGAACAATTCCGTTCAGTATGTATCCGTCATCCGTCCCGGCGAAAAAGTTGCGAAGCTGGTCAAGCGGATGCACTATGTATCCTTTGTAGGGATGTTCCGGTCTGATCTCTTTGAGGGCCTGTGTGTTGGTCATGCACCGAAGAAATGCAAAATCTGCGGCAAGTGGTTTCTGACCACCAACGCACGGCACGCCAAATACTGTGGCGGCTATGCACCGGGGGACAAGCTGCACCGCACCTGTCGGCAGATCGGCAACCTGAAAGGCAGAGAACAACGGGAGCTTGCGGACGATCATCCGGTGAAACAGATTTATGAGAAACGGCTGAACACCATAAACCGCTATGTGAAGCGTGGTACTCTGGACGCTGATCTTGCAGAGGTTATGAAAAAGCTGGCAAAAGATAAGATGCTCCGGGCATTGAGCAATGTAGCCTATGCCAAGGGAGCTTATGAAAAAGAAATGGACCAGGCGGCTTTGAAAAAGGAAGCAAGTGCAAAAATATACAAAGAAAGGGACAAACATGAATAG
- a CDS encoding helix-turn-helix domain-containing protein, with the protein MDCKNRIIKLRESTGLNRKDFCKLVHIPYRTMTEWELDNRHAPDYVLWLLEYYIRNEGLMVKGRNEGGGDSEKETT; encoded by the coding sequence ATGGATTGTAAAAACAGAATTATAAAGTTGCGGGAAAGCACAGGACTGAATCGGAAAGATTTTTGCAAGCTCGTCCATATTCCTTACCGGACTATGACTGAATGGGAATTGGACAACCGCCATGCACCGGATTATGTGCTGTGGCTTTTGGAGTATTATATCCGCAACGAGGGACTTATGGTAAAAGGAAGGAATGAGGGAGGTGGAGATTCTGAAAAAGAAACAACTTAA
- a CDS encoding plasmid recombination protein, whose protein sequence is MARNDGIDRTVARNQDLGNPADVAKVQEHNEREKDSYSNQDIVPERTSLNVHFKAPTDDYVKMFEQMEQDGVISTRGLKPDAVKYGELVFDVNSAYFYNYGGYEFAKQFYADAYKAAVEIVGGEQYILSAVMHADERNRAMSEALGEDVYHYHLHVVYIPVVEKQILWSKRCKDEALRGTVKEVITQVSRSKKWESKPVLGEDGNPMLNAKGKKILKSSYSVLQDDFFNFMRNAGYTDVERGERGSTEEHLTVTQFKVQAEQQRLEAVTGQVAQAEQNLEDAKAATAKQKKKLESLQKETKAAKTIALTVQDIEVMGKKATFGNNITLTPDECDTLKRHAVNGIIVNADNKRLKEKLASAEKTVSIWKQRYEAVNEKYMELKQKAQPFLDALEIASERVRAFLDVVLSRGKKTQEHEHTARKRGQDMEL, encoded by the coding sequence ATGGCAAGAAACGATGGAATAGACCGTACCGTAGCCAGAAATCAGGACTTGGGAAACCCGGCAGATGTGGCAAAGGTACAGGAACACAATGAGCGTGAAAAGGACAGCTACAGCAATCAGGACATCGTGCCGGAACGCACTTCTCTGAACGTCCATTTCAAAGCACCCACGGACGATTATGTAAAAATGTTTGAGCAGATGGAACAAGACGGCGTGATCTCCACCAGAGGTCTGAAACCGGATGCCGTCAAATACGGTGAGTTGGTATTTGATGTGAACTCCGCTTATTTCTACAACTACGGCGGCTATGAATTTGCGAAACAGTTTTATGCCGATGCCTATAAAGCCGCCGTGGAGATTGTGGGTGGTGAGCAGTATATCCTCTCCGCTGTGATGCACGCCGATGAGCGCAACCGGGCAATGTCCGAAGCTCTGGGCGAGGATGTGTACCACTACCACCTCCATGTGGTCTATATCCCGGTGGTGGAAAAGCAGATCCTTTGGTCGAAGCGATGCAAGGATGAAGCCCTCCGGGGAACCGTTAAGGAGGTCATCACACAGGTCAGCCGCAGCAAGAAATGGGAGTCCAAGCCGGTGCTTGGCGAGGACGGAAATCCCATGCTCAACGCAAAAGGGAAAAAGATTTTGAAGTCATCCTACAGTGTGTTGCAGGATGACTTTTTCAATTTCATGCGAAACGCCGGTTATACCGATGTGGAGCGTGGAGAGCGTGGCAGTACAGAGGAACATCTGACTGTGACCCAGTTCAAGGTGCAGGCAGAACAGCAGCGGCTGGAAGCTGTGACCGGGCAGGTGGCACAGGCAGAACAGAATTTGGAGGATGCCAAAGCTGCCACAGCAAAACAGAAAAAGAAACTGGAATCTTTGCAAAAGGAAACCAAGGCGGCAAAGACCATTGCGCTGACAGTGCAGGACATTGAAGTAATGGGCAAAAAAGCCACATTCGGAAACAATATCACGCTGACACCGGATGAATGCGACACACTCAAACGCCATGCGGTCAATGGCATTATCGTCAATGCTGACAACAAGCGTCTGAAAGAAAAACTGGCTTCCGCAGAAAAGACGGTTTCCATCTGGAAGCAGCGGTATGAAGCGGTAAACGAAAAATATATGGAACTCAAACAGAAAGCCCAACCCTTTCTGGATGCACTGGAAATCGCATCCGAAAGGGTTCGGGCTTTTCTTGATGTTGTCCTCAGCAGAGGAAAAAAAACGCAGGAGCACGAACACACTGCCCGGAAGCGTGGACAGGATATGGAACTTTGA
- a CDS encoding sensor histidine kinase — translation MDKIKSRFNSFSGKITLIVMLGISLIAVTVSFVVLVMSRQVFTKNYGDSQEKVFEQIEKEFNDFHDHIQNVFDAIDSSWAFRLYFNETSELDNTQTFQNVYQMEQDLEKSKSADMERLNILVVGYNGKHYLSRTENICVTDQEILQSEPAKKALSDPDVIHYTYTGQAYTTTSRNADTLIISKALYYHESREVYAIAFVTLTMEELKQYYNYFVSDTTSFYLVDDHEIVLCSDRPGITGTHLQEEWFEKIKNADELRMELKQDSTVYTLMKRILPYQKCAIYALIDNDVALQDLYNMPFLIASCSAIGIFILMACLFYTHKTMRPLAKLIGKMSAIREGNFSEYMTVEGTTEVQELASTYNYMLDDLKHYVDELVQTQKKQRQAEISALQMQINPHYIYNTLASIKWLVYQNDTAKTVRTIDAFISLLRNTISNSDEFIPVRQEMINIQNYILINQTRYGDSIQVEYYVSRVCEEYLLPKMILQPFIENTFFHAYPEGRCGTIQIVVKQKEEKLEIQIIDDGVGMTKEKVLKIMNEPTGKEHYSGIGVHNVQERLKLLYGDDYGINIFSEEQKGTTVVIVLPVSYKTGTDEK, via the coding sequence ATGGATAAGATAAAAAGCCGTTTTAATAGTTTTTCAGGAAAGATCACACTGATCGTAATGCTTGGGATCAGCCTGATCGCCGTTACCGTCAGTTTTGTAGTGCTTGTTATGTCGAGGCAGGTTTTTACAAAAAATTACGGGGATTCCCAGGAAAAGGTTTTTGAACAGATCGAAAAAGAATTTAATGATTTTCATGATCATATCCAGAATGTTTTTGATGCGATAGATTCAAGCTGGGCATTCCGGCTTTATTTTAATGAAACGTCGGAACTCGATAATACGCAGACATTTCAGAATGTTTATCAGATGGAGCAGGATTTAGAGAAGAGTAAATCTGCAGATATGGAGCGGCTGAACATTCTTGTTGTTGGATATAATGGTAAACATTATCTGTCGCGAACGGAAAATATCTGCGTTACAGATCAGGAAATCTTACAATCAGAACCGGCCAAAAAAGCATTAAGTGATCCGGATGTCATCCATTATACTTACACTGGTCAGGCTTATACGACCACATCGAGAAATGCTGATACACTGATCATTTCAAAAGCCCTGTATTATCATGAAAGCAGGGAAGTTTATGCGATTGCTTTTGTGACGCTTACGATGGAGGAGTTAAAGCAGTATTACAATTATTTTGTATCAGATACAACGTCCTTTTATCTTGTGGATGACCATGAAATCGTTCTATGCAGCGACAGACCGGGCATCACAGGGACGCATTTACAGGAAGAATGGTTTGAAAAAATTAAAAATGCGGATGAACTGCGTATGGAATTAAAGCAGGACAGTACCGTGTATACTTTGATGAAACGGATACTGCCATATCAGAAGTGTGCGATTTATGCGCTGATCGATAATGATGTGGCGTTGCAGGATCTTTATAATATGCCGTTTCTGATCGCAAGCTGCAGTGCAATAGGAATCTTTATTCTGATGGCATGTCTGTTTTATACGCATAAGACCATGCGGCCGTTAGCAAAGCTGATCGGAAAAATGTCTGCGATCCGGGAAGGGAATTTTTCAGAATATATGACAGTGGAGGGAACTACGGAAGTGCAGGAGTTAGCTTCCACCTATAATTATATGTTAGATGATCTGAAACACTATGTGGATGAACTGGTGCAGACGCAGAAAAAGCAGAGACAGGCGGAGATCAGTGCATTGCAGATGCAGATCAATCCGCATTATATTTATAATACGCTTGCAAGCATCAAATGGCTGGTATATCAGAATGATACAGCAAAAACGGTACGGACGATCGATGCGTTTATCAGTCTTTTGCGTAATACGATCAGTAACTCGGATGAATTTATTCCGGTGAGACAGGAAATGATCAATATCCAGAATTATATCCTGATCAACCAGACGAGATATGGGGACAGTATACAGGTAGAATATTATGTTTCGAGAGTATGTGAGGAATATCTTCTGCCGAAAATGATCTTACAGCCTTTCATTGAAAATACATTTTTCCACGCGTATCCGGAAGGCAGATGCGGAACGATTCAGATCGTGGTAAAACAGAAAGAGGAAAAATTAGAGATCCAGATCATTGATGATGGTGTCGGAATGACGAAGGAAAAAGTTTTAAAAATTATGAATGAACCAACCGGAAAAGAGCATTATTCCGGAATCGGAGTCCACAATGTGCAGGAGCGGTTAAAACTTCTATATGGAGACGACTATGGGATCAATATTTTCAGTGAGGAGCAAAAGGGAACGACGGTGGTGATCGTTTTACCGGTGAGTTATAAGACGGGGACGGATGAAAAATGA
- a CDS encoding CHC2 zinc finger domain-containing protein — translation MTIYETIKAAISVKQAAEHYGLKVSHNGMACCPFHNDRHPSLKLNEDYFFCFGCGAKGDVIDLVARLFNLSSYEAAQKLALDFGLDPKPPTAAAMVKPKRPYIRQFREDEMLCFRVLTDYLHLLEDWKVRYAPKTPEDALDDRFVEACQMHCHIEYMADVLTVGDLEERVALVDKLMQDGKIAFLQEYTARKKKEVAHHGEEPENA, via the coding sequence ATGACAATCTATGAAACCATCAAGGCGGCAATCAGCGTCAAGCAAGCCGCCGAACACTACGGGCTGAAAGTGAGCCACAACGGCATGGCTTGCTGCCCGTTCCACAACGACAGGCATCCGAGCTTGAAGCTGAATGAGGACTATTTTTTCTGCTTCGGCTGCGGAGCCAAAGGGGATGTGATCGACCTTGTGGCAAGGCTGTTCAATCTGAGCAGTTATGAAGCAGCGCAAAAGCTGGCTTTGGACTTCGGGCTTGACCCGAAACCGCCCACTGCCGCAGCTATGGTCAAGCCGAAGCGTCCCTATATCCGTCAGTTCCGGGAGGATGAAATGCTGTGCTTCCGGGTGCTGACGGATTATTTGCATCTGTTGGAAGATTGGAAAGTGCGCTATGCTCCCAAGACACCGGAAGATGCTCTGGATGACCGTTTTGTGGAAGCCTGCCAGATGCACTGCCATATCGAATATATGGCAGATGTGCTGACGGTGGGTGATCTGGAAGAACGGGTGGCATTGGTGGACAAGCTGATGCAGGACGGCAAAATTGCTTTTCTGCAAGAGTATACCGCACGAAAGAAAAAGGAGGTGGCGCACCATGGCGAAGAACCGGAAAACGCCTGA